Genomic DNA from Archangium lipolyticum:
CCAAATCCTCAGGAGGTCCGCCCGGCTCAATCACCATCGGCCGTGGTCTCAAAACCCTGGCCATCATCGCCGATGACCTCCAGCGTCTCCAGGAGCTGGGCCTGAAAATGTGACTAATGCTCAGCTCCCAGAGGGAGAGGGAGCATGCGCAACACGACTATGTCCACGAACTTCGTGGACACTCCACTAGCTCGAGGAGAGAGGAAGCTCCAGCGTGGTCACGGCGCCCTTGCCGGGTCCCTCGCTGTCGATGGTGAGGCTGCCCTTGAGCAGCTGAGCCGCCAGGGCGCTGGAGTGCAGGCCGAAGCCGTGGCCGTCCTTGCGGGTGGTGAAGCCATGGGAGAAGAGCTTCCCCTTCACCTCTGGAGCGATTCCCACCCCATCATCCACCACCTGGATGCGAGCCACCGGCCCTTCCGCGCTCAGCTTCACCCACATGTTGCGCTGTCCCTCGGGCTTCGAGTCCAGCGCGTATTTGGCATTGCTGAGCAGGTTGATGAGGATCTGCAGCACCTTGTGCTTGTCCACCTTCACCTTGGGGACGGGAGCGCGCTCGAGGTGGACGGACACACCGTGGCGCCGCAGGGCGGGCATCTGGATGCGCAGGGCATCGTCGACGAGGTGGGCCAGGTCGCACTCCTCCGTCATGAGCGTGGTCCTGGCGTACGTCTGCTGAACCTGGACGATGGTGCGGATGTGCTCGACGTGACGGCCCATGGCATCCATGTCATCCATGAGGCGTGTCTGCTCGAGCACCAGCTCGTCAGCGAGAGCGGAGAGGTAGTCCGGCAGGTGGCCGCCGCGAGCGCCCTCGGCGAGGAAGTCCGCCAGGCCCGCCCGGTTCTCCTGCAGCAGGTTCGCGGCCAGCTTCAGGCGGCCCACACGAGAGGAGCCCACGGCTCTACGCATGACCTCCAGGTTGACGACGGCGCTGGTGAGCACATTGCCCACGTTGTGCAGGACGTTGGAGGCCACCTCGGCCATGCCCACCTCGCGAGCGGTATCCACCAGGCGGGCCTGCGCCTGCTTGAGCTCGCGCGTGCGCTCCTCCACCCGGTGCTCCAGCTCTTCATTGGCCCGGTGTAGCTCCGCCCTGGCGCGCTGGACGTCCTCATAGAGCCGCGCGTTCTCGATGGAGATGGCGGCCTGGGAGGCAATGTGACCCAGGAGCGCCAGGCGCGTGGGGCTGAAGGCGTCGGTGGCCAGGTTGTTCTCCAGGTAGAGCACTCCGGAGAACTGCTCCTGCCTCAACAGGGGCAGGCACAACACCGAGCGCGCTCCACTGTGAACCAGGTTCGCATCGGACGAGAAGGGATGGGGCTTGGAGGCATCGCCGATGAGCACGTGCTCCCGTGTGCGCCGGACATAGGCGAGGAGCGTCCACGGAAGCTCGGGGGCCGCTCCCTCCGATGACGTATCGGAGATGGCGGCCACCGAAAGTGTGTCGCCGTCGGGCAGCAGCAGGGCGCCTCGCTGGGCACCCGCGTTCTCGATGGCCGCGCGCAGCAGCGTGGTGACCAGCCGATCCAGGACGATCTCACTGGAGACGGCCTGCTGGGCCTTGACGACCGTGAGCGCGTCGATGTGGGTCGAGTTCGTGCTGCTGGTGGTCAGGGCATCCTGGGTGTCCGAGGAGGAGGCGGCGGCGGAGGCGAGGTGTGGCCAGAGGGACTCCAGGTGCTGGACCTTGCCCAGGGCGCCCCATTGCCGGTACGCCGCCCGGGCTTCACGCGCGAAGGCATGCGCGACGATGGGCGCCTGCCGGGTGCGCCAGAAGTTCGCGGCGAGCTCGCTGGCCAGTCCCACGAAGTGGGTGGCTCCATTCTCCCGGGCGGAGCGGATGGCTTCCTCATAGGCGCGCGTGGCCTCCTCGGACCGTCCCGAGAGGCGGGCCAGCTCCGCGGAGACCAGCCGCTCGAGCGCGTGGAAGTTCTCGGGGCAGCTGCCTGCCCACTCCGCGAGCTGCTGCCGATGCGACTGGATGGCCTCGAGGAGCCGCTGCTGCTCCTCGGGCGAGGCCTCCTCGAAGCACGCCGCCAGGGCCAGGGCGCGGTAGAAGTGGAAGACGCAGTGGGGGAGGGTGCCCTGGATGACCCACTGGAACTCGGCCGTCTTGTCCGCGGCCTCCCGGGCCTCCGCGTAGGCACCGCACATGAATTTCGACTGGAGCCTGGCGAGCCAATAGTTGCTCTTCAGGGTCGCCTGGCGTTTGGGGAGCTGCGCCTCGAAGGTCTTCTCATCGAAGCCGTCCCCGTTCAGCGTGCCGAACGAGTGGGTGTGCCCGCGCATGTTCTGCACGTAGCGTTGATCCAGCAGGACATAGTCCTGGGGCTCCTGGATCCCCGTCTTGCTCAGGAACTCGCCGCGCACGAGCGACTCCCGGTAGACCTCCTCCAGGTGGTGCCCCATGAAGAGACGGTTGTAGACGATGTACCAGTTGCTGTAGGCGGCGCCCAGGATGTCCCCCACCTGAAGCGCGTGGTGGAAGGCATGGAGGACGAACTCCTGCGCTCGGGGCAGGGGCTGGGTCCAATAGCTGCAGAACTGCATGCAGTAGAGAACCCGCCCCCGGTGGGCGGACAGGTTGTAGCGCTCGACGAACTCGAGGGCGAGCTTGGAGAAGGCAAGGCCTTCCCGGTACCGCTTGAAGTACGAGCTGCTGATGAAGCCGAACCAGCCATATCCCGGCGTGGCGGCATCCACGAAGCCGTGCCGGATGGAGAGGGTGACAATCCGGCTCAGGATGATGATGAACAGGTGGTGGTTGGTGGCGTACGCGGTCGGGTAGAACTCCAGGAGGGTGCTGATGGCCAGCTTCACCTCCGGGTCGGTCATGGGGGGCAGGTCGATGAGGCTCTCGATGGGACGCTCCCCCAACAAGGCCCACACCTCCTCATGGGCGGCCACCGCCTCCTCCCAGGTGGGGTTCTGCGAGAGCGGCATGCCCAGCACGGCCAGGCACTCCCGCATGCAGGTCAGACCCCGCTGGCTCTCGCCCATGGCGAAGTGGACGTCCATCCTCAGGAGGTGGATGGCCACGGAGTCCGCACGGGCGCGGGCCCGGGGGAGGAGCTCCTCGGCCCGGCGGCGCGCCTCGGCGATGTTGCCGTGCATGAATTCACAGCGCGCCTGGGTGAATTGCAGCTTGAAGGCCAGCTCGGGATCCGTCTCCCAGGGGTCTCCCGCAATGAGCGCGAAGGCCGCCGAGAAGTAGGTGATGGCCGGGCGGATCGCCATCGCGGCCTTGGCCTTGAAGCCCGCCTCGGTGTTCAGCTGCATGAGGTGGTGGCGCTCCGCGGGGTCCTCCATCAGCTCCACCCCGGCGTTGAGCTGGCTCACCACGTCGAAGAGCGACTCGCGCAGTTGCTCCTGGGAGAGGCTCTCGAGCAGCAGCCGGCCGATGCGCAGGTGGGCCGCCTTGCGCTCGGACTCGGAGAGGAGGGAATGGGCCGCCTGCTGGATGCGGTCATGGAGGAAGCGGTACCGCGCCGGGCCGGCGCGCACCAGCATGCCTTCCTGGAGCGCGGGCTCGATACCTTGCTCCACCTCTCCTTCCGCGGACAGGCCGGCGAGGGTGCCCAACATCTGGAGGGAGAAGACGTTGCCCACGCACGCCGCCAGTTGCAGCAGGCGCTGCGTGCCCGGGGGAAGCTGACGCAGCTTGCCCACCATGAAGTCGACGATGTTTTCCGAATAGCCCCGGGCGCGCACCCCTTCGGCGTCCCACCGCCAGCCTCCGCCGGGCTCGCGCATCAGCAGGCCATCCTGGTGGATCGCCACCAGCAACTGCAGCAGGAAGAAGGGGTTGCCCCCCGTCTTCTCGTGCACCAGCGCCGAGAGGGGGGCGACCACCTCCCGCTCCGCGCCCGGCAGCGTGTCGGCCACCAGGTGCTCCACCTGGGCCACGCTCAGCGGCTCCAGGCGGATGTCCGTCATTCGTGCTCCCGCCTTGCGCACCTCGTCCAACACGGAGATGAGCGAGTGGGAGGGACCCACCTCATTGTCCCGGTAGGCGCCAATCCACAGCACCGGGAGGGTTTCCGGCCGCGACAGCAGCTGCGAGAGGAGATGCAGACTGGCCAGGTCCGCCCACTGCAGGTCGTCCAGGAACACCACCATGGGGTGCTCCAGGGTGGCGAACACCGAGAGGAACTGGCGGACCACCCGATGGAAGCGGTTCTGCACCTCGCCAGGGGGCACCTCCTGGAGCGCGGGCTGCGGGCCCACCAGCACTTCCAGCTGGGGCACCAGGTCCACGAGCAGCTGACCCTGGCCCTCCCAGGCCTGGTTCACCTGCTGGCGCCACCGGGCGATCTCCTCCTCGCTCCCGGCGAGCAACTGCTGCACCAGACCCCGGAGGATCTGCGCCAGGGTGGCGTAGGGAATGTCCCGCTGGAACTGGTCGAACTTGCCGCTCAGGAAGAAGCCGCGGCGCTGGACCACGGGCTTGTGCAGCTCGTTCACCACGGAGGACTTGCCGATGCCCGAGTACCCGCTGACGAGGAACAGCTCCGGCTTGCCCGTGCCCGCCACCCGCTCGAAGCCCTCGAGCAGGGTGGACACCTGCACCTCACGTCCGTAGAGCCGTTGCGGCAGTTGGAAGCGGTTGGGCGTGTCCTGCGTACCCAGCGTGAACGCCTCCTGCACTCCCTGGCTCAGCGCCTGGCGGCAGCGCTCCAGATCGGCCTGGAGGCCCTCGGCGCTCTGGTACCGCTCCTCGGCCACCTTCGCCAGCAGCTTGAGGACGAGGGCGGACAAGGCCGGGGGCACCTGCGCGTTCAGCTCGTGCGGCGGCCGGGGCCTCTGCGCCATATGGGCGTGGAACCACTCGAGCGCATCCTTCCCCTGGAAGGGGCGACGCCCCGTGAGCAGCTCGTAGAAGGTCACCCCCAGCGAGTAGAAGTCCGTGCGGTAGTCCACCGCCCGGTTCATCCGCCCCGTCTGCTCCGGCGACATGTAGGCCAGAGTCCCTTCCACCAGGTGTGTCGGGGCCGCGTCCAGGTGCTCCACCTTCTGGAGCGTGGCCACCCCGAAGTCGATGAGCCGTGCGTCACCCGAGGGCTCCACGATGATGTTGGAGGGCTTGATGTCCTTGTGGATGACGTTGCGGCCGTGGACCTCGCCCAGGGTGGAGACCAGGGAGAGGGCCAGGTTCAAGAACCGGGCGGGCTCCAGGGGCTGGCCCGTGGACTCGGAGAGGGTCTGGCCCTGCACCCGCTCCAGCAACAGCAGGGGTCGCTCGCCGAGCCGTTCGTACGCATAGGGCCTGGCCACGCCCCGCACGTCCTTCAGCCGCTGCAGGATGGAGAACTCGCGCCGATATCGCTCGTTCTCCGTGCGGCCGGGCGAGGCCACCATGGGGGTCTTGATGATGACGGGCAGGCCATCCGCCTCACGCACCGCCTGAAACAGGGCGTTCGAGCCCGTCGCACGGATGGTCCCAAGAACCCTATACCCCGGAATATCCAACATGGATGAGCACACCCGTGGGCGCGAACCGGTCCCCATGACGTCGTCGCGCCGGTGGTCAAATTGTACGCGTTCGGCCGTGAACAGTGCACCCGCCCGGATTCATTCACGTTCGAGCGCGCCTTTGCCCAGGCCGCTCGGCTCCGAGGCGCGGCGGGGGGGTGTAGGCCCCCGTGGGCCACTGCTACTTGGGGTTCACCACGGCATGCTCCGGGTGGTGTCCGTGACTGCTCGACCTTACTGAGGCTTCTCCGGATCTTCCTGCATACCGGAGCCGCCGACCGCGGCGGGCGGCGGCATGTCACCCCAGCCCGCCTCGAAGAACGCCTTCCACTTCCACTGGCCATCCCGCTTCACGAGGAGCCCGGCGTTCTTGCCGGAGTACTTCTGCCCCCCCATGGTCAGCGTGAAGTCATCCTCGAGGACGACGAGCGAGTCAGACAACACGGTGATGTCGAGCTTGTGCTTCGCCTGCATGTCCGCGGGCATCTGCTCGAACATGGGCTTCACCATCTCCACGTATTTCTGCCGGTCGTACGTCTCGGTGCTCGGAATGCCCTTGCTGTTGTCGGTCGCCATGTAGATCGGGAAGTCGGCCCGGGCGATATCCGCCTCGAAGTCGCGCCGCTTCATGATGGCATCGCCTTCCTTGACCCAGGCTTCGATCTCCTTTCGGGTCTGCGCTTCGTTGGTGGGCTTGCGGGTCCACGGACCCATCTTGGACATGTCCATGGGCATGCCCGAACCACCCGTGGCGGGTGGGGAGTCCTTGTGCTCCTGATCCTGGGCCCAGACGGGCGAGGTGAGCACGAGCGAGACGAGACACACCGCGATTCGACGCATCATGAGGCGACCTCCTTCCCGGCCGAAGTTGGTGGTGCTCCGAGGCGGAGACAAACCGGCTCACCGAGGCTGCCCCGGTCCGGAGGGCCCCCCAGGTAGCCGGGCGGGGGCTTCCGGTGACGCCGGGCGGAGATCGAGAATCGTGCGTGCCCATCCTTACGTATGGAAGGCACGACGAAAGGACGGCCGTCATGCAGACAGAGACGCAGCAGACGAGCGTGACCACTCCGACCGAGCGGGAAATCCGGATCGAACGAATCTTCAACGCGAGCCGCGAGCGCGTGTGGCTGGCCATGACGGATCCGGACCTGGTCGCGCAATGGTGGGGCCGAGGTAACAAGCTGGTCATCGAGCGCCTGGAGGTTCAGCGAGGCGGCCACTGGCGCTTCGTCGAGCACGGCCCCGAGGGTGTTCATGGGTTCGAGGGCCGCTATCGCGAGGTGAAGCCGCCCGAGCGCCTCGAGAGCACGTTCGAGTGGGACGGCATGCCGGGGCACGTGTCGGTGGACAGCATCACGCTCGAGGCGCTCGACGGCGGGCGCACCCGGCTCATCAACACGTCTCTCTTCCTCACCCAGGAGGATCGGGACGGAATGATGGGCTCGGGAATGGAGGAGGGTCTCAACCAGAGCTATGCCGCGCTCGACAGGCTGCTCGCCTCCATCTCCTAGAGGATCAGGCCCTCGAACCGTAGTAGATGGCATCGCGGACGGCGATGGGGAAGGTCCCGAACGCGCCTTCCGTCGCTGTATTGGTGAACGCCACGGCCGTCAGGCGGTGCTTCGGATCGACGAACCAGGTATGGCCGTAGCCGCCGCCCCATTGCCAGGTCCCGGCCGACTGCGGGCTCCTGGCCTTCACCGGGTCGACGAGGATCCCCACGCCGAGGCCGAAGCCCCAGCCGGGCCCCCAGGACTCGGCTTCCGGGCCGACATGAACGGTGGTCAGCTGCTCGACGGAGGCCGCCGCCAACACCGGTGCACCGCCCGTCCGCAGCGTCTCCAGGAACTTCAGGATGTCACCCGCCGAGCCCACCATGCCGCCTCCTCCAGAGGGAAAGGAGC
This window encodes:
- a CDS encoding trifunctional serine/threonine-protein kinase/ATP-binding protein/sensor histidine kinase: MLDIPGYRVLGTIRATGSNALFQAVREADGLPVIIKTPMVASPGRTENERYRREFSILQRLKDVRGVARPYAYERLGERPLLLLERVQGQTLSESTGQPLEPARFLNLALSLVSTLGEVHGRNVIHKDIKPSNIIVEPSGDARLIDFGVATLQKVEHLDAAPTHLVEGTLAYMSPEQTGRMNRAVDYRTDFYSLGVTFYELLTGRRPFQGKDALEWFHAHMAQRPRPPHELNAQVPPALSALVLKLLAKVAEERYQSAEGLQADLERCRQALSQGVQEAFTLGTQDTPNRFQLPQRLYGREVQVSTLLEGFERVAGTGKPELFLVSGYSGIGKSSVVNELHKPVVQRRGFFLSGKFDQFQRDIPYATLAQILRGLVQQLLAGSEEEIARWRQQVNQAWEGQGQLLVDLVPQLEVLVGPQPALQEVPPGEVQNRFHRVVRQFLSVFATLEHPMVVFLDDLQWADLASLHLLSQLLSRPETLPVLWIGAYRDNEVGPSHSLISVLDEVRKAGARMTDIRLEPLSVAQVEHLVADTLPGAEREVVAPLSALVHEKTGGNPFFLLQLLVAIHQDGLLMREPGGGWRWDAEGVRARGYSENIVDFMVGKLRQLPPGTQRLLQLAACVGNVFSLQMLGTLAGLSAEGEVEQGIEPALQEGMLVRAGPARYRFLHDRIQQAAHSLLSESERKAAHLRIGRLLLESLSQEQLRESLFDVVSQLNAGVELMEDPAERHHLMQLNTEAGFKAKAAMAIRPAITYFSAAFALIAGDPWETDPELAFKLQFTQARCEFMHGNIAEARRRAEELLPRARARADSVAIHLLRMDVHFAMGESQRGLTCMRECLAVLGMPLSQNPTWEEAVAAHEEVWALLGERPIESLIDLPPMTDPEVKLAISTLLEFYPTAYATNHHLFIIILSRIVTLSIRHGFVDAATPGYGWFGFISSSYFKRYREGLAFSKLALEFVERYNLSAHRGRVLYCMQFCSYWTQPLPRAQEFVLHAFHHALQVGDILGAAYSNWYIVYNRLFMGHHLEEVYRESLVRGEFLSKTGIQEPQDYVLLDQRYVQNMRGHTHSFGTLNGDGFDEKTFEAQLPKRQATLKSNYWLARLQSKFMCGAYAEAREAADKTAEFQWVIQGTLPHCVFHFYRALALAACFEEASPEEQQRLLEAIQSHRQQLAEWAGSCPENFHALERLVSAELARLSGRSEEATRAYEEAIRSARENGATHFVGLASELAANFWRTRQAPIVAHAFAREARAAYRQWGALGKVQHLESLWPHLASAAASSSDTQDALTTSSTNSTHIDALTVVKAQQAVSSEIVLDRLVTTLLRAAIENAGAQRGALLLPDGDTLSVAAISDTSSEGAAPELPWTLLAYVRRTREHVLIGDASKPHPFSSDANLVHSGARSVLCLPLLRQEQFSGVLYLENNLATDAFSPTRLALLGHIASQAAISIENARLYEDVQRARAELHRANEELEHRVEERTRELKQAQARLVDTAREVGMAEVASNVLHNVGNVLTSAVVNLEVMRRAVGSSRVGRLKLAANLLQENRAGLADFLAEGARGGHLPDYLSALADELVLEQTRLMDDMDAMGRHVEHIRTIVQVQQTYARTTLMTEECDLAHLVDDALRIQMPALRRHGVSVHLERAPVPKVKVDKHKVLQILINLLSNAKYALDSKPEGQRNMWVKLSAEGPVARIQVVDDGVGIAPEVKGKLFSHGFTTRKDGHGFGLHSSALAAQLLKGSLTIDSEGPGKGAVTTLELPLSSS
- a CDS encoding nuclear transport factor 2 family protein, producing the protein MMRRIAVCLVSLVLTSPVWAQDQEHKDSPPATGGSGMPMDMSKMGPWTRKPTNEAQTRKEIEAWVKEGDAIMKRRDFEADIARADFPIYMATDNSKGIPSTETYDRQKYVEMVKPMFEQMPADMQAKHKLDITVLSDSLVVLEDDFTLTMGGQKYSGKNAGLLVKRDGQWKWKAFFEAGWGDMPPPAAVGGSGMQEDPEKPQ
- a CDS encoding SRPBCC family protein codes for the protein MQTETQQTSVTTPTEREIRIERIFNASRERVWLAMTDPDLVAQWWGRGNKLVIERLEVQRGGHWRFVEHGPEGVHGFEGRYREVKPPERLESTFEWDGMPGHVSVDSITLEALDGGRTRLINTSLFLTQEDRDGMMGSGMEEGLNQSYAALDRLLASIS